In Thermofilum pendens Hrk 5, the sequence TAGCATAGCTACCGAACAAGTAGACCCTGGCATCCCCGCACACCCTCCTAATACTCTCCACAAAATCCCTCAGGGCCCCCGCAACCCTAGGGGGTAGCGAGAGCCTCTCTAACCCTTTCAACGACACCCCTAGCCACCTCTATAGCTCGAACAGCCTGCGCCCTCGAGAAACTCGCAGAAGGCCTCCTAAGGCCCGCGTTAGGATACCTGGCTGTGACGTAGTACTGGGAAAGCTCCGGGAGAGCCTCCTCGACGTCCCCTGGGAGAGAAAGCGTGCCTTTCAACTCGCTGTAAAGCATCACCAGGTCATGGGCCCTAGGAGGCCTCCTCCTCAGAAGCCCTATGTAACAGGCCTTAAAAGCCTTCTCCACAGCCTGCTGAGCCATGAAACAAGCCAAGCTATAGTCCCCTACACCCTCAGCCCTCACAGCCCTCTCAAGATCTGCAACAGCCTCCTCAAGCCAGTCCACAGCCTCCTCCCTAACCATCCACCGCAGACCCCACTCCTCCCAGTCCTACAGCCGCTCCCCCTTATATCCTTTCACCATCTATCCCTCGAGAAAACGAGAGAGGCTCACCCCACGTACACCTACACGAGCATACGCGGAGCGCGCGAAGAAGGAAAATATCAGCGGAAAAGTCTGGGGAGCCTGAGCTGAGAAGGGAAGGCACCAGAGGCCTAGCAGATCCCGTGCGTAGGAACTAGGCGCGCCCTGTAGGCAAGGGGCTTTCGCGCGAAGTATAGATAGTGTGTTCATCGATCACTCTAAGAGAGTGAGGTTGTCTCCTCGCAGAGGTAGCTCTAGCCTTTTTGAACTCTTCAAGCATCTTTTTAACCTGTTTAATTGCGTACTCGGCCTCTTTGGGGTTATAGACTCCCTCGTAAAAGGCTTCATCGTGTAGCGTTTTCATGATATCGCTGTAGAGAGCTCTAAGGTCTTCCCTGTTCATCTTTCTAAGTAGAGATCTCCGTTCGCTGTGTGATTTCGGCGTCACGTTCATCTTTCGGTATATGTAGGAGTTTACGGCAAGTACCATAGAGAAGAAGGCTTTATCCGCAGCGTTTCTGTAAAGCATTACATCCCTTGTTTTGATCGCCTTCTCAAACTCTTCTTCAGCATATTTCAGAATCTCTTCAGCGGTTACCAAGGTAACATCCTCTTCGGCCACCACCCCTCCCACGTCACTAAGCGTTCAGTGTAAAATATTAATTTCACGCCTAATGCTCACCATTTTCCCGCGCGCTTTGTAAGCCCACGAAGTCCCAGGAAGAAGTTTACCGGTTCTTAAGTTCTCTTAGCCTTTGAGCTACCGTCTTTACGAGCCCCTCTACATGCTTAATAGCTGTCTCTACGTGGCTCTCCTTGCACCATCCCTCGTAGAAGCATGTATGCATGCCGTTAGCAGCCATCCAGGCGTCGTAGACCCATTCGCCGAGCTCGCTCTCGATCAGGCTTTCGTAGTCCCACAGCTCCCCGTGGCTTGTTAATCTTCTGCCATCTTTCCACATAGCGTAAGCTTTCACAGCTAGCGCGGCTGCGCCCCAGGTTTTCTCGGCAGCCTGTCTAACATCCCCCCTCTTCAGCTCTTCTCTAGCCCGATCGAGCAGGTACAAGGCAACCTCCACATATTCTCTAGCCCTGTCGCTTGGGTCGAAGTCACGCGTGAGAAAGTCTACTATGTACTCCTCGATAGTTACACCACGCTTTCTGGCTTCCTCCAAGATCTTTTTAGCGAGACTTGGAGGTAGGGCGATGGGTACAGCCATCTAGGCGTTTACAAGAGTAGTGGCTAGCCTATAAAGCTTTACCGGTCGCCACCTCTTTGAGCCTCTACTCGGGAGCACGCATCAGTGCCTGATTCTCGGGAAGGGCCGTGCTTGAGACGTAGCTTAACCGCGTTTGCTTTGACTGTAAAGCCTATAAAAGAGAGAAACCTTGAACTGCCGAGGGTGCGGCGCCGCGAGTTTCACGTACGTCGACGTGCTGGTGCGTGGGGCCAAGGGCTCCAAGGCTGTTAAAATGCTCGTCGACACGGGCTCCACCTACGTGGTGCTAGACCCGACGACCGTTAGGGGAGCTGGGCCTCTACGAGACCCCGTACACCGTCGAGCTCACCCTGGCGGATAAGAGGAGGATCGGAGCCAGGCTGTACTTGGCCGAGGTTGAAGTCAAAGGCAGGAAGTGGCCCGTGCTCGTAGCCGAAGTCGACGCCCCCGTCCCCTTGCTGGGCGTTTACGCGCTGGAGACCCTGGGCCTGAGGGTGAATCCGACAACGGGCGAGCTGGAAGAGGTGTCACCGGAGGGAGGATACCTGCTGGTTGCAGGGCTCATGCTTTCCTGCTTAAAGCTCACTTTCTCCCATCTTCGAAGGATAAAAGCGAAAACAGCCTCGTACAGCCAGGAATAGTAAACCCTGGACGACTATTAGAGATTCGACGCACATAAAGCCTCCTAGAATCAAACGTTACAGTCCCCGATCAAAGTCGAGAAGCAGGAAATCTAGGACTAATTAATCAGCGTTGGGGGGGGCGGCTGAGGACTCGCTGAACCCATGCTCTCTCAGCACCCGCTCCAGCTGTTGCTGGCAGTTAGCCGCACGGTATACCACGCCCCTCTTCCTCGTCTGGGACATTAGCTCTCGGTAGACCATGCTGTCCACCCCCCTCTTGGAGTGAAGCACAGCTACGATCCTGAACGGGTTGCAGAGCCCCGGCACAGCGGCGGCGAGCGGCCCGCGTAGCAACGCTTCGACCGTGCTCTCCAGCTTCCTCACGTCGTCGATCTTCGCCCTCTCCGTTTCCTCCACCACTGCCACGGCGCCCTCGCCTACGAGGAGGTAGTCTGCCCGCTTACCCCTCCAGTTCACCGCGCGTGCCAGCTCCTCCAGGTCTATCTTCACGGCGACCACGCTAAGCCAGGATCCTCGCCCTCTCCTCCGCCAGCTCCTCGGCGACCCTCACGAACTCCTCCTCAGGCACACCCTCCGGCCCCACATCCAACCTCTCGACAACAGCCCTCCTCCCCTCAGCCCTGAGCAAGTAGGCCGCCACGAGCCCTGGATCCAAAACCTCGGCCGCGCTGTACCCCAGCCTCTCCGCCACACCCGGCGACGAGGACAACGCCACCATGTTGCTAACCGCGTAGAGCAGGTAATCGCTGTGCGTCGAGAGGACCACCACCTTCCCGTGCTTCTTGACAGCCCTAGCGATAAGCCTCGCTAAAGCCTTCTGCGCCCGAGGATGCAGGTGGGCCTCGGGCTCCTCGATAAACACTAGCCATGGTTGCTCTGGAACCACGAGGGCCAGCGCTACAGCTAGCGACTCGCGCACACCCGAGGGGGCGCGGGGCAGGGGAAGCCTCTGGCCACTCCACGTGTTGACGTATACTGCGCGCACCCCGCCCTCCGGGATTGCCTCCACGCTACAACCGAGCTCTCTCAGAAAGTCCTCCAAGTCTCCCGTGTCGACCTTCCCCTCGGCCAGGCTCTCGGCCAGCATGAAGTAGGCGTCCCTGAAGTGCTCGTCGGGGTACAACACGTCCTTAAGCAAGCTAGGCCTAGCGTAGGGCTTAAGGAGGATCCTTGAAAGCCCAGCCCTGCTGTCAGGCAGAAGCACGGAAACGCCGGGAGCCTCGAAGAAGATGTCGAGAGCCTTGTACAAATAAATCGCTAACACCTTGAGCACCGCGTCAACCAAGTCGGACGGACTCAAAACCGCTTCGTCGTACAGACTGACGCCGGAGAGCCTATGAATAATCCTAAGCCTCCCAGGCGCCGGCACAGTGACCTCTAGCTCGTCCAGGAAGCCCTCGTAGGGTTTGTGCCGGCTCACTGCGAGGCGCCCACCCTCAATCACGAACTCGATGGAGGAAAACGAGCCCGCAACACCCACAACCGCCCGCCCCGAGCCGCTCCGCACGAGCTCCTGCAGACCAGCGCCGAACACTTCCTCGAGCGTCCTGCCGAGGCCCGTA encodes:
- a CDS encoding HEPN domain-containing protein; the encoded protein is MVREEAVDWLEEAVADLERAVRAEGVGDYSLACFMAQQAVEKAFKACYIGLLRRRPPRAHDLVMLYSELKGTLSLPGDVEEALPELSQYYVTARYPNAGLRRPSASFSRAQAVRAIEVARGVVERVREALATP
- a CDS encoding PaREP1 family protein, producing the protein MGGVVAEEDVTLVTAEEILKYAEEEFEKAIKTRDVMLYRNAADKAFFSMVLAVNSYIYRKMNVTPKSHSERRSLLRKMNREDLRALYSDIMKTLHDEAFYEGVYNPKEAEYAIKQVKKMLEEFKKARATSARRQPHSLRVIDEHTIYTSRESPLPTGRA
- a CDS encoding PaREP1 family protein, which produces MAVPIALPPSLAKKILEEARKRGVTIEEYIVDFLTRDFDPSDRAREYVEVALYLLDRAREELKRGDVRQAAEKTWGAAALAVKAYAMWKDGRRLTSHGELWDYESLIESELGEWVYDAWMAANGMHTCFYEGWCKESHVETAIKHVEGLVKTVAQRLRELKNR
- a CDS encoding AAA family ATPase, whose product is MFGAGLQELVRSGSGRAVVGVAGSFSSIEFVIEGGRLAVSRHKPYEGFLDELEVTVPAPGRLRIIHRLSGVSLYDEAVLSPSDLVDAVLKVLAIYLYKALDIFFEAPGVSVLLPDSRAGLSRILLKPYARPSLLKDVLYPDEHFRDAYFMLAESLAEGKVDTGDLEDFLRELGCSVEAIPEGGVRAVYVNTWSGQRLPLPRAPSGVRESLAVALALVVPEQPWLVFIEEPEAHLHPRAQKALARLIARAVKKHGKVVVLSTHSDYLLYAVSNMVALSSSPGVAERLGYSAAEVLDPGLVAAYLLRAEGRRAVVERLDVGPEGVPEEEFVRVAEELAEERARILA